The following proteins come from a genomic window of Montipora capricornis isolate CH-2021 chromosome 9, ASM3666992v2, whole genome shotgun sequence:
- the LOC138017597 gene encoding uncharacterized protein has product MADKRDVLAVNSNLLAITFLAAAFQCYGLLFLLLLKERRRQQQMTLQAAHQSNAAVARLRYLRRRAVFRRGRLWRNPGRTEQWWQNLYNGILPESEWKKNLRMDRDVFIALADEIRPYLQPGRSPRGLDVLSVEKQLALSLYFLKDQGSLSMTANAFGIARCTVSMIVRKVCDVIARVLGPKYIKLPSTEQQMKDIVKGMEDKYGFPQAFGCVDGTHIAINQPTENPHDYFSYKQKYTLNVQAVCDWRGLFIDVEVKWPGSVHDGRVFANSRVNRLLKEEKIPMLFKEILPGYDKVPVTLLGDPAYPLLPYCMKEYPHARTNEEVIFNNMLRSARNPIECAFGRLKARWQILNKRIDMGLVFVPSVVYACFVLHNFCEMQNMTIEDDAVARQVACDREQPEDAPDRLYSFNSAEGAHVRNITTQFYKEHIPH; this is encoded by the coding sequence atggcggacaaacgAGATGTTTTGGCGGTAAACTCAAATTTGCTCGCGATCACATTCTTAGCGGCGGCGTTTCAGTGCTATGggttattgtttttgttactACTGAAAGAAAGACGTCGTCAACAGCAAATGACGCTACAGGCAGCTCACCAGTCCAATGCAGCAGTGGCACGACTCAGATACCTACGAAGGAGAGCAGTTTTCCGGCGAGGAAGACTTTGGCGAAATCCAGGTCGCACAGAACAGTGGTGGCAGAACCTCTACAACGGAATTCTGCCCGAGTCAGAGTGGAAGAAAAATTTGAGAATGGATCGTGATGTATTTATAGCGCTAGCAGATGAAATACGGCCTTACCTTCAGCCTGGCAGAAGCCCAAGAGGACTTGATGTGCTCTCAGTGGAAAAGCAACTCGCTTTGAGTTTGTACTTTCTAAAAGACCAAGGTTCGCTTTCTATGACAGCAAATGCTTTTGGAATCGCACGTTGTACAGTTTCTATGATTGTACGTAAAGTCTGTGATGTCATTGCCAGGGTTTTGGGACCAAAATACATAAAACTCCCGTCAACCGAGCAGCAAATGAAAGATATTGTGAAAGGCATGGAAGATAAATATGGATTTCCACAAGCGTTTGGATGTGTTGATGGAACCCATATTGCAATAAATCAACCCACTGAAAATCCTCACGACTACTTTAGCTATAAACAAAAGTATACATTGAATGTACAAGCAGTATGTGACTGGAGAGGGTTGTTTATTGATGTTGAAGTGAAATGGCCAGGCAGTGTACATGATGGACGGGTTTTTGCAAATTCCAGGGTAAACAGActgttaaaagaggaaaagataCCTATGCTGTTCAAGGAAATTCTTCCAGGGTATGACAAGGTACCTGTAACCTTGTTAGGGGATCCGGCTTATCCACTTCTACCCTACTGCATGAAAGAGTACCCCCATGCACGCACAAATGAAGAagttatttttaacaatatGTTGAGAAGCGCAAGAAATCCCATCGAATGTGCTTTTGGTAGGCTTAAGGCCAGatggcaaattttgaacaaaagaATTGACATGGGCCTGGTTTTTGTCCCATCCGTCGTTTATGCCTGTTTTGTCCTGCACAACTTCTGTGAAATGCAAAATATGACCATAGAAGATGATGCAGTTGCACGGCAAGTTGCATGTGACAGAGAGCAGCCTGAGGATGCTCCTGACCGCCTATATTCTTTCAACTCTGCCGAGGGCGCTCACGTGAGGAACATCACCACACAATTCTACAAGGAGCACATTCCACATTaa